From the genome of Aquila chrysaetos chrysaetos chromosome 12, bAquChr1.4, whole genome shotgun sequence, one region includes:
- the PEX11G gene encoding peroxisomal membrane protein 11C isoform X2, with product MAEEAGGRRRASVTTRPRRHGDGSATFPANPAPAPTVCVTSHPGSVAMAAAALNGLVAVLETYRGRDRVVRALCYGCQLAGGALAGPQASPSRLPGSLLVVSAQLSACRTALRLFDDFAMLSYSCGYGLGPKDEDGLVRGLSVLCNLANQLYYPCEHVAWAADAGIIRVGSQKWWTVSTALWAFSLLLGVLRSLRILFQLRRKLRQHKCTSSPLSQKEMKAQVKAEVLSILTDVADLCNAIHWLPPGFLWAGRFPP from the exons ATGGCCGAAGAGGCTGGAGGCCGCCGCCGGGCTTCGGTAACCACTAGGCCCCGTCGCCATGGCGACGGTTCCGCCACCTTCCCGGCGAACCCCGCGCCGGCTCCGACCGTGTGTGTGACGTCACATCCCGGAAGCGTTGCTATGGCGGCGGCCGCGCTCAACGGCCTAGTCGCCGTGTTAGAGACCTACCGCGGCCGTGACCGGGTG GTCCGGGCTCTCTGTTATGGCTGTCAGCTGGCGGGCGGAGCGCTGGCCGGGCCGCAGGCCTCGCCATCCAGGCTGCCCGGGAGTCTCTTGGTCGTGTCGGCCCAGCTGAGCGCCTGCCGCACGGCCCTGCGCCTCTTCGACGATTTCGCCATGCTCAGCTACAGCTGCGGTTACGGGCTGGGCCCCAAG GACGAGGACGGCCTGGTGCGGGGGCTCTCGGTGCTCTGCAACCTGGCCAACCAGCTCTACTACCCCTGTGAGCACGTCGCGTGGGCGGCCGACGCTGGCATCATCCGTGTCGGCTCTCAGAAGTGGTGGACTGTGAGCACGGCGCTCTGGgccttctccctgctcctgggtGTCCTGCG ATCCCTGAGAATCTTGTTCCAGTTAAGAAGAAAGCTGAGGCAGCACAAGTG CACATCTTCGCCTCTGAgtcaaaaggaaatgaaagccCAAGTGAAGGCTGAAGTTTTGAGCATCCTCACCGACGTGGCAGATCTCTGCAACGCAATCCACTGGCTGCCTCCGGGATTTCTTTGGGCTGGACGCTTTCCTCCATG
- the PEX11G gene encoding peroxisomal membrane protein 11C isoform X1, which produces MAEEAGGRRRASVTTRPRRHGDGSATFPANPAPAPTVCVTSHPGSVAMAAAALNGLVAVLETYRGRDRVVRALCYGCQLAGGALAGPQASPSRLPGSLLVVSAQLSACRTALRLFDDFAMLSYSCGYGLGPKDEDGLVRGLSVLCNLANQLYYPCEHVAWAADAGIIRVGSQKWWTVSTALWAFSLLLGVLRSLRILFQLRRKLRQHKCTSSPLSQKEMKAQVKAEVLSILTDVADLCNAIHWLPPGFLWAGRFPPWLVGLLGTISSLIGIYQASRGGNSEAV; this is translated from the exons ATGGCCGAAGAGGCTGGAGGCCGCCGCCGGGCTTCGGTAACCACTAGGCCCCGTCGCCATGGCGACGGTTCCGCCACCTTCCCGGCGAACCCCGCGCCGGCTCCGACCGTGTGTGTGACGTCACATCCCGGAAGCGTTGCTATGGCGGCGGCCGCGCTCAACGGCCTAGTCGCCGTGTTAGAGACCTACCGCGGCCGTGACCGGGTG GTCCGGGCTCTCTGTTATGGCTGTCAGCTGGCGGGCGGAGCGCTGGCCGGGCCGCAGGCCTCGCCATCCAGGCTGCCCGGGAGTCTCTTGGTCGTGTCGGCCCAGCTGAGCGCCTGCCGCACGGCCCTGCGCCTCTTCGACGATTTCGCCATGCTCAGCTACAGCTGCGGTTACGGGCTGGGCCCCAAG GACGAGGACGGCCTGGTGCGGGGGCTCTCGGTGCTCTGCAACCTGGCCAACCAGCTCTACTACCCCTGTGAGCACGTCGCGTGGGCGGCCGACGCTGGCATCATCCGTGTCGGCTCTCAGAAGTGGTGGACTGTGAGCACGGCGCTCTGGgccttctccctgctcctgggtGTCCTGCG ATCCCTGAGAATCTTGTTCCAGTTAAGAAGAAAGCTGAGGCAGCACAAGTG CACATCTTCGCCTCTGAgtcaaaaggaaatgaaagccCAAGTGAAGGCTGAAGTTTTGAGCATCCTCACCGACGTGGCAGATCTCTGCAACGCAATCCACTGGCTGCCTCCGGGATTTCTTTGGGCTGGACGCTTTCCTCCATGGTTAGTAGGTCTCCTGGGGACGATATCTTCCCTGATTGGTATCTACCAAGCATCTAGAGGAGGAAATTCTGAAGCTGTATAA
- the PEX11G gene encoding peroxisomal membrane protein 11C isoform X3 codes for MAEEAGGRRRASVTTRPRRHGDGSATFPANPAPAPTVCVTSHPGSVAMAAAALNGLVAVLETYRGRDRVVRALCYGCQLAGGALAGPQASPSRLPGSLLVVSAQLSACRTALRLFDDFAMLSYSCGYGLGPKDEDGLVRGLSVLCNLANQLYYPCEHVAWAADAGIIRVGSQKWWTVSTALWAFSLLLGVLRSLRILFQLRRKLRQHKCTSSPLSQKEMKAQVKAEVLSILTDVADLCNAIHWLPPGFLWAGRFPP; via the exons ATGGCCGAAGAGGCTGGAGGCCGCCGCCGGGCTTCGGTAACCACTAGGCCCCGTCGCCATGGCGACGGTTCCGCCACCTTCCCGGCGAACCCCGCGCCGGCTCCGACCGTGTGTGTGACGTCACATCCCGGAAGCGTTGCTATGGCGGCGGCCGCGCTCAACGGCCTAGTCGCCGTGTTAGAGACCTACCGCGGCCGTGACCGGGTG GTCCGGGCTCTCTGTTATGGCTGTCAGCTGGCGGGCGGAGCGCTGGCCGGGCCGCAGGCCTCGCCATCCAGGCTGCCCGGGAGTCTCTTGGTCGTGTCGGCCCAGCTGAGCGCCTGCCGCACGGCCCTGCGCCTCTTCGACGATTTCGCCATGCTCAGCTACAGCTGCGGTTACGGGCTGGGCCCCAAG GACGAGGACGGCCTGGTGCGGGGGCTCTCGGTGCTCTGCAACCTGGCCAACCAGCTCTACTACCCCTGTGAGCACGTCGCGTGGGCGGCCGACGCTGGCATCATCCGTGTCGGCTCTCAGAAGTGGTGGACTGTGAGCACGGCGCTCTGGgccttctccctgctcctgggtGTCCTGCG ATCCCTGAGAATCTTGTTCCAGTTAAGAAGAAAGCTGAGGCAGCACAAGTG CACATCTTCGCCTCTGAgtcaaaaggaaatgaaagccCAAGTGAAGGCTGAAGTTTTGAGCATCCTCACCGACGTGGCAGATCTCTGCAACGCAATCCACTGGCTGCCTCCGGGATTTCTTTGGGCTGGACGCTTTCCTCCATG A